Proteins from a single region of Dyadobacter fanqingshengii:
- a CDS encoding response regulator: MKIALIDQHPVLRSGMRIFLRDHFQNLTMLQTACLQTFKKCDEDHSFDIIIIGMTEEADGIDNVALKRIMQENPGSSFVVYAGKLQRDLATSLMNEGVSGYLLKRNHPNELLKCLQTVIKGDKYLCEEVKNPMNVYTA; the protein is encoded by the coding sequence ATGAAAATTGCGTTAATAGACCAGCATCCGGTCCTTCGTTCGGGGATGCGCATCTTCCTTAGGGATCATTTCCAGAACCTTACAATGCTTCAAACGGCATGTTTGCAAACGTTCAAAAAATGCGATGAAGATCATTCCTTTGATATTATCATTATCGGCATGACGGAAGAAGCGGATGGAATTGATAATGTTGCTTTGAAACGCATTATGCAAGAAAATCCGGGCTCTTCCTTTGTCGTCTACGCGGGAAAATTGCAGCGGGACCTGGCCACTTCTCTGATGAACGAGGGCGTAAGTGGCTATCTTTTGAAGAGAAACCACCCTAATGAGCTTTTGAAATGTCTTCAAACAGTGATCAAGGGTGATAAATATCTATGCGAGGAAGTGAAGAACCCGATGAACGTATACACGGCATAG
- a CDS encoding sensor histidine kinase, whose translation MRIDMVIVLRWFLCLMLLAFHTKAQQQQELSAYRLQHFTDENGLPQNSVKAVMEDKNGFYWLATEAGVVRFDGQKFLTFDRSNLPIFSNRIRGFVPALPGPNANPAFEFYALTENNQYIGILNNGLVASDTAFYEKYRTTDPFADKNVRHNSMLGSVPEQYPSDPMAEHYFAVSDSRTFFIWKQKTVSCYKDGKLIYTATGSFKDFFLIGSQPYALDSAGTIIQITNKTTNKVQFPEGDIVHNMLYSRQKSNFKLYWNNVARCAFLYLNKSFYTLEESGNGRLTTKLILKDYDFADLDIVAAHYDRTSGALLLGSSTKGLFLIKSKNFQMLKLASKDADNAYYAQKPAGKHAVITGQGYQLGLNATGSQVVASKVSAFMENFAYKFAIAMNPDSSFWFGIGYNLFKLDKTAKKVLVRLKLQDNAKAFFIDQQHRLWIGSENNSLYQMESSAGQYHTKLVVKAPFGGVSIIGQGAADMLFIGGTKGVFTFNVRTKAVQKLLNFNKMNIRSFYTTADGTWIATYGNGIFLFKNNRLIQFPLDKDRFLATSHCITEDAKGFFWINTNRGLFQVARQQLLDYARNNKNLVYYLYYDRSQGFATNEFNGGCQPCSVRLGDGIVSLPSMDGLVWFSPNQIMAELPGKGIFITSINLERKEIRVTDTLKIPREFEQLRLQVTTPYLGHVKNIQMHYSLSGEGREQKWFPVNADFVIPIPKISYGNYKLTIRKVNGFKTNDYTYKTVRLTIARAWYETWWFRSVLALLILGLFFMAVKWRTGYLVKKERKDNLLRHYRVISQIVAAVNHDIQTPLHYIGYSLRQINAYLHKQDNGNPLITRMSDESLNTSERVGTLTKNLLDYIKIQNKNSSSRTHMGHVEVREMVSGICELFSAIAGFRGITIRNEVEPGFEVWSDPSLLSIVIHNLLDNALKISASEIIISTNIIAGKKQIIIEDSGTGMPGDLMKWLNKSYRSYEEWLKISLYPEQKGIGLVILKDLCVLLRIDIIASINAKNHTTVRLMFDQGKG comes from the coding sequence ATGAGAATTGACATGGTCATTGTCTTACGATGGTTTCTCTGCCTGATGCTCCTTGCCTTTCATACCAAAGCGCAGCAGCAGCAGGAATTATCAGCGTATCGCCTGCAACATTTTACGGATGAAAACGGTCTTCCGCAAAACAGCGTAAAAGCGGTTATGGAGGACAAAAACGGCTTCTATTGGCTCGCAACGGAAGCTGGCGTGGTGCGTTTTGACGGGCAGAAATTTTTGACTTTTGACAGATCAAACCTGCCGATTTTCAGTAACCGCATACGCGGCTTCGTTCCCGCACTTCCAGGCCCGAATGCCAACCCGGCTTTCGAATTTTACGCACTTACGGAAAACAATCAATACATTGGCATTCTCAATAATGGCCTGGTTGCTTCGGACACGGCGTTTTATGAAAAATACCGGACCACCGATCCGTTTGCCGACAAAAACGTGCGGCATAACAGCATGCTGGGAAGCGTCCCCGAGCAATATCCGAGCGATCCCATGGCGGAACATTATTTCGCAGTTTCCGACAGCCGGACCTTCTTTATCTGGAAACAAAAAACCGTTTCCTGCTACAAAGACGGGAAACTCATTTACACTGCAACCGGATCTTTCAAAGATTTTTTCCTGATAGGATCTCAACCGTATGCGCTCGATTCGGCAGGAACAATCATTCAAATCACAAACAAAACGACTAATAAAGTTCAATTTCCGGAAGGCGACATTGTTCACAATATGCTGTATTCCAGGCAAAAATCAAATTTCAAGCTCTACTGGAACAATGTTGCCAGATGCGCATTTCTGTATTTAAACAAAAGTTTTTACACCCTTGAAGAATCGGGCAACGGTCGCCTGACGACTAAGCTCATACTAAAAGATTACGACTTTGCGGACCTTGACATCGTCGCGGCACATTATGACAGAACGAGCGGAGCGCTGCTGTTGGGGAGCAGTACGAAAGGATTGTTTCTGATTAAAAGCAAAAATTTCCAAATGCTGAAACTGGCTTCCAAGGATGCTGATAATGCATATTACGCCCAAAAACCCGCCGGGAAACACGCTGTTATTACGGGCCAGGGTTACCAGCTTGGACTCAATGCCACGGGTTCGCAGGTTGTCGCGAGCAAAGTTTCAGCATTCATGGAGAATTTTGCCTACAAATTTGCCATCGCAATGAATCCGGACAGCTCGTTCTGGTTTGGGATCGGATATAATCTTTTTAAGTTGGATAAAACAGCAAAAAAAGTACTCGTGCGCTTGAAATTGCAGGACAATGCCAAAGCATTTTTTATTGACCAACAACACAGGCTCTGGATCGGCAGCGAAAATAATTCGCTTTACCAAATGGAGAGTTCGGCCGGGCAATATCACACAAAACTGGTTGTGAAAGCACCATTCGGCGGCGTTTCCATTATTGGGCAGGGAGCAGCAGACATGCTGTTTATTGGGGGAACAAAAGGCGTTTTCACATTTAATGTGCGTACCAAAGCGGTCCAAAAGCTTCTGAATTTCAACAAGATGAACATTCGTAGTTTCTACACAACCGCCGATGGAACCTGGATCGCGACTTATGGCAACGGAATTTTTCTATTTAAAAACAATAGGTTGATCCAATTTCCGCTGGATAAGGACCGGTTTCTGGCCACTTCACATTGCATAACCGAAGACGCAAAAGGCTTTTTCTGGATCAATACGAACCGGGGACTTTTTCAGGTTGCCAGGCAACAGTTATTGGATTACGCCAGGAACAACAAAAATCTCGTTTACTATCTCTATTACGACAGGAGCCAGGGTTTCGCGACGAATGAGTTCAATGGCGGTTGCCAACCGTGTTCTGTACGGCTTGGTGATGGCATCGTATCGCTTCCTTCCATGGATGGCCTGGTTTGGTTTTCTCCTAACCAAATAATGGCTGAACTTCCCGGAAAAGGTATTTTTATTACTTCCATCAATCTCGAGCGTAAAGAGATCAGGGTCACGGACACACTCAAAATCCCGCGCGAATTTGAGCAGCTGCGGTTGCAGGTGACAACGCCGTATCTCGGTCATGTCAAGAATATTCAAATGCATTATTCCTTGTCGGGCGAAGGCAGGGAGCAGAAATGGTTTCCGGTGAATGCGGATTTTGTCATTCCTATTCCTAAAATTTCCTACGGTAATTACAAACTCACGATCCGTAAGGTAAACGGCTTTAAGACAAACGATTATACTTACAAAACCGTCAGACTCACTATTGCTCGGGCGTGGTATGAGACGTGGTGGTTTCGGTCCGTGTTAGCACTTTTGATCCTCGGCTTATTCTTCATGGCAGTTAAATGGCGGACAGGCTATCTTGTCAAAAAAGAGCGAAAAGACAATCTGCTCAGACATTATCGGGTTATCAGCCAGATCGTGGCGGCCGTTAATCACGACATTCAGACACCTTTGCATTACATAGGTTATTCGCTAAGGCAAATCAATGCTTATTTGCACAAACAGGATAACGGCAATCCACTGATTACGAGAATGAGCGACGAGTCGCTGAACACATCTGAACGGGTCGGGACCCTAACCAAAAATTTGCTGGATTATATTAAAATACAAAACAAAAACAGCTCTTCGCGGACACACATGGGCCACGTAGAAGTGCGGGAAATGGTTTCAGGCATTTGCGAGCTGTTTTCAGCAATTGCCGGATTCAGAGGCATAACGATCCGAAACGAAGTGGAGCCGGGCTTTGAAGTGTGGAGCGATCCCAGTTTATTGTCAATTGTTATTCATAATCTTTTGGATAACGCCCTGAAAATAAGCGCCTCAGAAATCATTATTTCTACAAACATCATAGCAGGAAAAAAGCAGATCATCATTGAAGACAGCGGCACCGGTATGCCCGGGGATCTGATGAAATGGCTCAATAAATCCTATCGGTCATACGAGGAATGGCTCAAAATTTCACTTTATCCCGAACAGAAAGGGATCGGACTTGTGATCCTTAAGGATCTATGCGTGTTGCTCCGCATTGACATCATTGCCTCAATAAACGCAAAAAATCATACGACCGTTCGGCTGATGTTTGATCAGGGAAAAGGGTGA
- a CDS encoding DUF3095 family protein, with the protein MATSKDEQFYSKLPENHISLNDLLTEEHLFYKVPDSWFVLITDIQNSTLAVINGSHETVNLVATGSIVTVLNIAFKANIAVPFFFGGDGATFLLPASIVGLVMPALRLYKANTLANFELKLRVGLVAVRDIYAQGHELKLSKFRRSHIFAIPIILGNGLNYAEQVIKGEGYLFGEDGPAENELDLSGMQCRWDRIEPPKQNNEIVTLLVIAVKVEEQPQVFSRVLHQIDAIYGSPEARQPISVPKLKWKTTFNRLEVKAKTGHANIFSVIGSWFAAIMGYFYFRTEKGRNYLNSLVEMADTLVIDGKINTVISGTEHQRIALQKVLDDMELNNEIRYGLYVSTESVMSCYVRDLKDGHIHFVDGSEGGYTKAAGVLKPKLRKF; encoded by the coding sequence ATGGCTACGTCAAAGGATGAGCAGTTTTATTCGAAATTACCTGAAAACCACATTTCGCTTAATGACCTTTTGACGGAAGAACACCTGTTTTACAAGGTTCCGGACAGCTGGTTTGTGCTCATTACCGACATTCAAAATTCCACGCTTGCGGTCATCAATGGGAGCCATGAAACGGTTAATCTGGTTGCCACGGGGAGCATTGTTACGGTTTTAAACATTGCGTTTAAAGCCAATATCGCTGTTCCGTTCTTTTTTGGTGGAGATGGCGCCACTTTCCTGCTTCCTGCGTCGATTGTGGGTCTGGTGATGCCTGCGCTGCGGTTGTATAAAGCGAATACACTGGCCAATTTTGAGCTGAAATTGAGAGTTGGCCTGGTTGCTGTCCGTGACATTTATGCGCAGGGACACGAACTGAAGCTGAGCAAATTCCGTCGTTCCCACATTTTTGCAATCCCCATCATTCTTGGAAACGGACTCAATTACGCCGAACAGGTCATTAAAGGGGAAGGATATTTATTCGGCGAGGATGGACCGGCGGAGAATGAGCTTGACCTGAGCGGAATGCAATGCCGTTGGGATCGGATCGAGCCGCCCAAACAAAACAATGAAATCGTTACTTTGCTGGTTATTGCAGTAAAAGTGGAAGAACAGCCGCAGGTTTTCAGCCGAGTCTTGCATCAAATTGACGCCATATACGGCAGTCCGGAAGCGCGTCAGCCTATTTCGGTTCCCAAACTAAAATGGAAAACAACTTTCAACCGGCTCGAAGTGAAAGCCAAGACCGGCCATGCAAATATTTTTAGCGTAATAGGAAGCTGGTTTGCTGCTATTATGGGCTACTTTTATTTCCGCACAGAAAAAGGCAGAAATTACCTCAACAGTCTGGTGGAAATGGCCGATACGCTGGTGATCGACGGGAAAATCAACACCGTAATCTCAGGCACGGAACACCAGCGGATAGCCCTGCAAAAAGTGCTTGACGACATGGAATTAAACAACGAGATCCGCTACGGACTTTACGTAAGCACAGAATCCGTCATGTCATGCTACGTCCGCGACCTGAAAGATGGCCACATTCATTTTGTAGACGGATCAGAGGGCGGATACACCAAAGCCGCGGGTGTTTTGAAACCTAAATTGCGGAAGTTTTAG
- the bla gene encoding subclass B1 metallo-beta-lactamase encodes MRQLLFLSLSLILVCCKSAKISDKSFSKEDIIVEQVKPNVYRHITYFQSETFGKVPCNGMVVFDKGEAIIFDTPVNDSTSSQLINWVQDSLDCKVTAIIATHFHEDCVGGLKEFHRRGIPSYAENRTIASTKLKNFPTPEKGFDNRLSLKVGHRDVITEFFGEGHTKDNVVGYFPSDKVMFGGCLIKEIGAGKGNLEDANESAWPATVTKLKQTYPDVQVVIPGHGKTGGTALLDYTIKLFEKK; translated from the coding sequence ATGCGACAACTCCTATTTTTAAGCCTTTCATTAATTCTCGTCTGCTGTAAATCTGCAAAAATCTCTGATAAAAGTTTTAGCAAAGAAGATATCATTGTAGAGCAGGTAAAACCAAATGTTTACCGGCACATTACTTACTTCCAAAGTGAAACTTTTGGAAAAGTGCCTTGCAATGGGATGGTTGTTTTTGATAAAGGGGAAGCCATTATCTTCGATACGCCGGTCAACGACTCCACCTCGTCTCAACTGATCAACTGGGTTCAGGATAGTCTCGATTGTAAGGTGACTGCGATCATTGCCACGCATTTTCATGAGGATTGCGTTGGAGGATTAAAGGAATTTCACCGCCGCGGAATCCCGTCCTATGCTGAAAACCGAACCATTGCGTCGACCAAACTGAAAAATTTCCCGACGCCGGAAAAGGGCTTTGATAACAGGCTTTCGCTGAAAGTGGGCCATAGGGATGTGATAACTGAGTTTTTCGGGGAGGGGCATACCAAAGACAATGTTGTGGGTTATTTCCCAAGTGATAAAGTAATGTTTGGCGGTTGCCTGATCAAGGAAATCGGTGCCGGGAAAGGAAACCTGGAAGACGCGAACGAAAGTGCCTGGCCTGCTACGGTGACCAAGTTAAAACAAACTTACCCGGACGTGCAGGTTGTAATCCCCGGTCATGGAAAAACGGGCGGCACGGCTTTGCTGGATTATACGATCAAGTTGTTTGAAAAAAAGTGA
- a CDS encoding DUF6934 family protein, giving the protein MDKPFYQFTVLNEARRFDFVSVGKEEISKTITFSKTEEPDIYTLMLANVRPNGSLDIRTVSNNGDMKKILVTVYKAIEIFLTDEPDAIVIFSGSSDARTRLYQIAISKELSMLNDRFKVYGVTRDGFELFRANQRYCAFVISLKNTNIV; this is encoded by the coding sequence ATGGACAAACCTTTTTATCAATTTACAGTTCTTAACGAAGCGAGGAGATTTGATTTTGTGAGTGTTGGGAAGGAGGAAATTTCAAAGACTATCACGTTTTCTAAAACGGAGGAGCCGGACATTTACACACTTATGCTTGCTAATGTGCGCCCAAATGGCTCCCTTGATATTAGGACTGTTAGCAATAATGGCGACATGAAGAAGATCTTAGTTACTGTTTATAAAGCGATAGAAATCTTTTTGACAGATGAACCCGATGCTATTGTAATTTTTTCCGGCAGTTCGGATGCTCGTACAAGGTTATATCAAATTGCTATATCAAAAGAACTGTCAATGCTAAACGATCGTTTCAAGGTCTACGGTGTAACAAGGGACGGTTTCGAGTTGTTCCGAGCAAATCAGCGATATTGTGCTTTTGTTATCTCTCTAAAAAATACTAACATTGTATAA
- a CDS encoding response regulator transcription factor: MSIEIIVAEDHPLILMGIQHLLMEHMPTAVVTATGDFNKALALLEKQQYNLLIMDINLPGGDKVGMISSVRMKQPKIPILVCSSYDEQLYALPFLKAGANGYISKTAMNEEFKQAIDSVINGKIYASPTVMEQVFGQLFNSKGNPDSIVDKLTDKELEVAKLLSKGLSTKAISEHIHLSSSSVSSYKAKIFDKLGVNNIIELTRYFELNG, translated from the coding sequence ATGAGCATCGAGATTATCGTGGCCGAGGATCATCCCCTGATTTTAATGGGGATTCAGCATTTGCTGATGGAACATATGCCCACAGCCGTCGTAACCGCAACCGGCGATTTCAACAAAGCGCTGGCTTTGCTGGAAAAGCAGCAATACAACCTGCTGATTATGGACATTAACTTGCCCGGCGGCGACAAAGTTGGGATGATCAGTTCGGTCAGGATGAAACAGCCCAAGATTCCGATCCTGGTTTGCTCCAGTTACGACGAGCAACTTTACGCACTGCCATTTCTGAAAGCCGGTGCCAACGGGTACATTTCCAAAACGGCCATGAACGAGGAATTCAAGCAGGCCATTGACAGTGTGATCAACGGAAAAATTTACGCAAGCCCCACGGTTATGGAACAGGTTTTCGGACAGCTTTTTAATAGCAAAGGCAACCCCGACTCCATTGTAGACAAGCTTACCGACAAAGAGCTGGAAGTGGCCAAGCTTTTATCCAAAGGACTGTCTACCAAAGCTATAAGCGAACACATTCACCTTTCATCGTCATCGGTGAGCAGTTATAAAGCCAAGATTTTTGATAAACTGGGTGTCAATAACATTATCGAGCTGACGAGATATTTTGAATTGAACGGGTAA